In the Candidatus Stygibacter australis genome, TTTAGCGTGGGAGAATTGGAATCCTGATCCTACAGGATTATATGCATGGTATGAATCATCTACTTATGATGTTCATGGAACGTATACTAATAATGTATGGGGATGGACTCCACCTAATTACCAGGTTTGCAGTCAAAGAGGATACAAAATGCAGCGAACCGGAACTGGATACCCAGTTATGTTTTCCAGAGGATTACTTTGTGAAGCAAATGTTGAGTTAGTTACTACTACGACAGATGAAGACTGGTTAGGCTACTTTTTGCCATCTACTCAGAAAGTTCTGGATGCCTTTCCCAGTGATGTAGCAGATGATGCCATAAAAATCTGGACACAGGACTGGTGCATCAGTAGAAGCACAACCAGCGATCCTTGGACAGGTACTCCTGCTTCCTGTACCCTGCATTATATGGATGCCGTAATGATAACCACGGTTGACAATGATTACAGATTTGAATGGGAAACTCCTGCGCGTGAAGAGGAACTCGGTTACCGTCCGGTAGCAGAGCATTTTACTTTTGTGGATGAGATAGATTATCAGCCTGTATATGCGTATTTTGAAGAAGAAAATCTGCCGCAGGAAGTTGCTATTTATGTGAATGATGTCTGCAAGGGTGCACAGGTTGTGGAAGATACAATCAGTCAGATCTGTGCTTATATCCTGGAAGAAGATGAGGGTGAAGAAATAGAATTTGCCTTCTGGTATGATGATCGCAGTGAGATCGAGCGTTGTAACAGCTATTCAGTATTTGATGAAGATGCCGATGTATTCAGGCAACAGAGTTTACTGACCGGTACTCCGGGAATACATTATGAGGTATCCTTTAAAGGCGGATATGAAGAAGTCATTCCTGTAGATCATAACCTGCTTTGCTATCCTAATCCTTTTAATCCAGAACTGACCATTTCATTCAATCTGGAAGCACAAAAGGAAGTAAAACTGGATATTTACAACGTGAAAGGTCAAAAAGTGAAAAGCCTGGCTGCTGAGACCTTC is a window encoding:
- a CDS encoding T9SS type A sorting domain-containing protein, which gives rise to MKTILLVVGILLICLLLGRIIFADFMGSDDRKSNEALNKNHEPDTYSWQQGNHTRVYLWRCFPKLPFPTDVPKNEGREIDVDLAWENWNPDPTGLYAWYESSTYDVHGTYTNNVWGWTPPNYQVCSQRGYKMQRTGTGYPVMFSRGLLCEANVELVTTTTDEDWLGYFLPSTQKVLDAFPSDVADDAIKIWTQDWCISRSTTSDPWTGTPASCTLHYMDAVMITTVDNDYRFEWETPAREEELGYRPVAEHFTFVDEIDYQPVYAYFEEENLPQEVAIYVNDVCKGAQVVEDTISQICAYILEEDEGEEIEFAFWYDDRSEIERCNSYSVFDEDADVFRQQSLLTGTPGIHYEVSFKGGYEEVIPVDHNLLCYPNPFNPELTISFNLEAQKEVKLDIYNVKGQKVKSLAAETFRPDDYNIVWKGDDNAGNKVSSGVYYIRLQVGEEIVNRKVILMK